A stretch of the Archocentrus centrarchus isolate MPI-CPG fArcCen1 unplaced genomic scaffold, fArcCen1 scaffold_26_ctg1, whole genome shotgun sequence genome encodes the following:
- the paqr3a gene encoding progestin and adipoQ receptor family member 3a produces MRSTYYKPQNGTNCTYAKLKGSGQTKPHPAVSDMPQKPQKSSQAAHYIELGSYQYWPVLVPRGIRLYTYEQIPLFLRENPYITDGYRAYLPSRLCIKSLFILSNETVNIWSHLLGFLLFFCLGVYNMASVLPAFGASREDYVIYSIGLFCFQLCMLCSVGYHLFSCHRSEKTSRRWMALDYAGVSIGILGCYVPGVFYTFYCNNYWRQVYLVTVLAMILAVFFAQIHPHYLSKQWKQLRSIIFCSVAGYSLIPTVHWICITGGFSSELVQAFVPRVLGMYVIAALALIFYVSKVPERYFPGQLNYVGSSHQIWHVLLVLMFYWWHQASGFIMAYRHSQPCPSAPPHA; encoded by the exons ATGCGTAGTACGTATTATAAGCCCCAGAATGGCACAAACTGCACATATGCCAAGTTAAAAG GTTCAGGTCAGACTAAACCGCACCCTGCTGTCTCAGACATGCCTCAGAAACCACAGAAGAGCTCTCAGGCTGCACACTACATCGAGCTGGGAAGTTATCAGTACTGGCCTGTACTGGTGCCCAGAGGTATCAGACTGTACACATATGAACAGATCCCACTGTTTCTGAGGGAGAACCCCTACATCACAGATGGATACAGGGCATACCTGCCCTCCAGGCTGTGCATCAAAAG CCTCTTCATCCTGTCCAATGAGACGGTGAACATCTGGAGCCATCTCCTGGGCTTCCTGCTCTTCTTCTGTCTTGGGGTGTACAACATGGCCTCTGTGCTGCCGGCTTTTGGCGCCTCCAGAGAGGATTATGTCATCTACTCCATTGGACTCTTCTGCTTCCAG CTGTGTATGCTGTGCTCCGTGGGGTACCACCTGTTCTCCTGCCATCGCTCAGAGAAGACCAGCCGCCGTTGGATGGCGCTGGATTACGCCGGCGTTTCCATCGGCATCCTGGGATGCTACGTTCCCGGAGTCTTCTACACCTTCTACTGTAACAAT TACTGGCGGCAGGTGTACCTGGTGACGGTCCTGGCCATGATCCTGGCCGTGTTCTTCGCTCAGATCCACCCTCATTACCTCAGCAAGCAGTGGAAGCAGCTGCGCTCCATCATCTTCTGCTCTGTGGCCGGATACAGCCTCATCCCCACCGTCCACTGGATCTGCATCACAGGAGGGTTCTCCTCTGAACTCGTCCAG GCATTTGTTCCCCGAGTTCTGGGGATGTACGTCATTGCAGCACTGGCGCTCATTTTCTATGTTTCAAAGGTTCCTGAGCGTTACTTCCCCG GTCAGCTGAACTACGTGGGCTCCAGCCATCAGATTTGGCACGTGCTGCTAGTGCTCATGTTTTACTGGTGGCACCAAGCATCGGGCTTCATCATGGCGTACAGACACAGTCAGCCCTGCCCCAGCGCCCCCCCACACGCCTAG